ACCATACCCGATGGTGGGGGGTGCTTCGCCACTCGGTTGATCAGTGTGGGGGCGGGCATGAGGCCGAGTGGGTGGCTAGGCTGGTTCGGCCGCCGTTCCCGGGCGGGAACCGAATCACCAAGGAGACTCAACGATCATGGCCGACTCCAGTTTCGACATCGTTTCGAAGGTCGAGCGGCAGGAGGTCGACAACGCGCTCAACCAGACCGGCCGCGAGATCGCCACGCGCTTCGACTTCAAGAACGTCGGCGCCTCCATCGAGTGGTCCGGCGACAAGATCGAGATGCGGGCCAACGGCGAGGAGCGGGTCAAGGCCATCCTCGACGTGTTCCAGGGCAAGCTGGTCAAGCGTGGCATCTCGCTGAAGTCGCTCGACGCCGGTGAGCCGCAGCTGTCGGGCAAGGAGTACAAGATCTTCGCGACGATCGAGGAGGGCATCTCCCAGGAGAACGCCAAGAAGGTCTCGAAGATCATCCGCGACGAGGGCCCCAAGGGCGTCAAGGCCCAGGTGCAGGGTGACGAGCTCCGCGTGACGTCGAAGAGCCGCGACGACCTGCAGGCCGTCCAGGCGCTGCTCAAGGGCAAGGACCTGGACTTCGCGATCCAGTTCGTGAACTACCGCTAGACCCCACGCTGACCTGCGGAAACGCATGGTCCGAGCGACCTCGGGGCACAACGGGGCCCGGCGGACACCGACTCCGCCGGCCCTCGTTGTGCCCGTGTCGTTCCGCCACTGGGAAGCCCTTGCACCTCCAGCGGCTGGAGGTCGCAGACTCGGACCCATGGACGGCACACACGCGGCAGCGTCGCCGCTGCTGAGCATCGGCGACCTCGCCCGCCGGACCGGGCTGCCGGTACGCACGATCCGGTACTGGTCCGAGACCGGCGTGGTGCCCGAGGCGACGCGCAGCGCGGCGGGCACCGGCTCTACGACGCGGCCGGCGTGGCCCGACTGGAGCTGGTGGCCACGCTGCGGGAGCTCGGCTGAGCCATGCCGAGGTCCACCGCGTGCTGAACCGCGAGAGCACCGTGGCCGAGGTGGCGGCGATCCATGTGCGGGCGCTCGACGCCCAGATCGCCACGCTGCGGCTGCGCCGGGCCGTGCTGTCCGCCGTCGCCGCAGGGGACCGGGAGGAGCCAGGACACATGGATCGTCTGAACCGTTTGGCACGGATGTCGGCACAGGAGCGGCAGCAGACCATCGACGACTTCGCAGCCGAGGCCTGCGCGGGCTTGGAGGCCGAGCCGCAGCTGCGGGACCGGCTCAGGGAGCGGTTGCGCGGCGGAGGCCACCGGCTGCGGACGCCCCGACCCAGGATCAGCTGGACGCCTGGCTGGAGCTGTCCGAGCTGATGCAGGATCAGGAGTTCCGGCGGCTGGCGCGGCGCGCCGTCGAACGGAGTTCCGAGCCTGACCGGCATCGCTTCTTCAGCCAGAATCTCGACCGGACCGTCGGAGCGGCGATGCGCGAGGGGGTCGAGCCGGATTCGCGCGGGCGGCGGCCGTCGTCGACGAGTTGCTCGACCGCCCCGGCCCGGATCGTCGCAGGGCCGTCCGCGACCGGCTCCGGCCCAGCTGGACGCGGGCCCCGACGTCCGCCTGGAGCGCTACCGGCACCTGCTGGCGGTCATGCAGGGCCGGCAGCCCCGTCTACCCGCAGTGCTCTGTACGCGTGGCTGGCCGACGCCATCGACGCGGGGGCGGCGGGGCCGGTCCCCGGTCGACGGGTGACACCGGCCGACGCCGTACGCGCCGGCGGTGCGAGAGCTGTGCCGGTGAAGCCCACCGCAGAGCAGCTCGCCGCCGCGCAGGACCGCACCATCGAGGACGTCATCGGGCGGATCTGCGGGTGCTGTTCTGCGGGATCAATCGGGGCTCTGGTCGGGGGCGACGGGGCATCACTTCGCCCGGCCCGGCAACAGGTTCTGGCCGGCGCTGCACCGCGGCGGTTCACCCCCGCGGCAGCTGGCGCCGGAGGAGGCAGGGCGAGCTGCTCGGGCTCGGCCTCGGGATCACCAACGTCGTCGC
The genomic region above belongs to Streptacidiphilus rugosus AM-16 and contains:
- a CDS encoding YajQ family cyclic di-GMP-binding protein; the encoded protein is MADSSFDIVSKVERQEVDNALNQTGREIATRFDFKNVGASIEWSGDKIEMRANGEERVKAILDVFQGKLVKRGISLKSLDAGEPQLSGKEYKIFATIEEGISQENAKKVSKIIRDEGPKGVKAQVQGDELRVTSKSRDDLQAVQALLKGKDLDFAIQFVNYR